In the genome of Caenorhabditis elegans chromosome IV, the window GATCCACCATGTGGAGTTCTCGACCCAAAGGAAGCTGTGCTTCTTGCTGTTTCCTGCGATGCCTTCGCCTTCGGACAAGAGGATACCAACAACGACCGTATCACTGTTGAGTGGACCAACACCCCGGATGGTGCTGCCAAGCAATTCCGTCGTGAATGGTTCCAGGGAGACGGTATGGCTCGTCGTAAGAACCTCCCAATTGAGTACAACCCATAGAGTCCTTGTGAAATAAAAGAGTTTTTTATGAATGCTTGTTCtttctttgaaacaaaatgtAGCCTCACTTGAGCTCTTCCTCTTGATCAGCTGGCTTAAATTCCATGCTTAAATATAACCAAGTCTCGAAAGTATACAAAGAATGTACACAAATTAATCGAAGCAAACCGGGCTCACGAATCCTATTATTTCTACTAGATAAAATTCGATTGACTCCACATCCTTTCctgtagaaattttttgttgcaattccTACTAACATGCGAAATggctttttaataaaactgtCTAGAAGTTCACTGAAATTTGCCAACTTTGTAACGTTGGACCACGTGGGTacattcgaatttcaaaacaaagtaaactcattttattttcaatcattttcatttctcaaCTGAACATGCTAACCATCGAACCTCCATCTGCCACATTTCCAGCGTCAGGAGGAAGTTCCACGCACACAATTACGTCAGTGAACGAATCTCGAATGGCGTTTAAGGTATTCGATAACTGTTAATTAGCGATGTGCGCAGTATTCTCCATTCCGGTGGCAATGTGTGCATTGTGAGTCAGTTAATTTCTGAGGTTTCTGATGGACATATCGTAAATTAACTGCGTTTTTCCAAAGTGGTCTCGCCGCGCCCTTTAAGAAGTGCCTTGAATAACAAGAATGATCTGCctaaatctgcaatttttcacactATTTTAAGGGTgcataaatgtttttgaaatgcagGTTTTTTGGCGaatccattttgaaaaaaatgctgcTCTTTTGAAACAGAAGCAAAACAAAGGCCTTATTTAGGTGAAGTCATCAAATAATGAGCACTACCGAGTTCGTCCCGTGTATGGATTTGTCGAGGCAaggggaaaaatgaaatttgagataATTCGCCTCGAGGGTCCTGTGAAAGATGATAAAATTATGCTACAATATGCTGAAGTTCCAGCTGATGAGACAGATGCTCAGGCACCATTCAAAGCTGGTGCTCAACAAGGAGATGTCACGATTTTATTGAAGACTAACTGAGCATCGACTTTTGTATAAAAcccattttaattttaactttttattattattaaactTGTAAAAAGAACAAAGAGACGTAGCAATGAAGTTTCACAACCAAAATGATTAGATCTTGGAATGTATTTAGAATGGAGTGAAATGCAATGAAAATGGATACTTgggcgggggggggggggaattggtttttcaaaaaagtttttaagaaaGGAGTTGGATTATAGGGAAGATTTACTCAAAATCAAGAAGGACTTTACACGATTTTCCGTTTATGCTTGACCCGGCAGgagtttgctttttttcactttcgaCAAGAATTTTAAATAGGAGGCAGT includes:
- the msp-77 gene encoding Major sperm protein 77/79 (Confirmed by transcript evidence), with amino-acid sequence MAQSVPPGDIQTQPGTKIVFNAPYDDKHTYHIKVINSSARRIGYGIKTTNMKRLGVDPPCGVLDPKEAVLLAVSCDAFAFGQEDTNNDRITVEWTNTPDGAAKQFRREWFQGDGMARRKNLPIEYNP
- the ssp-32 gene encoding Sperm-specific class P protein 32 (Confirmed by transcript evidence); this encodes MLTIEPPSATFPASGGSSTHTITSVNESRMAFKVKSSNNEHYRVRPVYGFVEARGKMKFEIIRLEGPVKDDKIMLQYAEVPADETDAQAPFKAGAQQGDVTILLKTN